A single region of the Plasmodium malariae genome assembly, chromosome: 7 genome encodes:
- the PmUG01_07050600 gene encoding fam-l protein, with protein sequence MLLKNYIMDQKIKLLFFIKISSFILISWIWNLRNEMSISKKSLSMKCNPGKKLDAVEYRILTKYKKDKDSCDVCLKEYIPNCGSNENKDISINEKWPKTKNKLSNIDSSKSAKDHKQIMKYKSCIFESKKYSHMEKKIFKELDFEYFLKNNRTISDKTYKKIILKKYGLRFAFPLLLFLLLFLSLMLDSFMNLGLMRGMYSILNLCAGGGWSAPLRKVLSDERFKWLFESMEKVTIEKQGSQKIVTHVYIPSFFRLIIYVIPLIIFGVTLISRTIYYHKKVKKYEKIKFKKR encoded by the exons atgttattaaaaaattatatcatggatcaaaaaattaagttacttttttttattaaaatttcttcgTTTATCCTTATATCTTGGATATGGAATTTAAGAAATGAGATG aGTATATCTAAAAAGTCCTTGAGTATGAAATGCAACCCtggaaaaaaattagatgCAGTAGAATACAggatattaacaaaatataaaaaggataagGATTCATGTGATGTatgtttaaaagaatatataccAAATTGTGGATCGAAcgaaaataaagatatatctattaatgaaaaatggcccaaaactaaaaataaactttCAAATATAGATTCATCAAAGAGTGCAAAAGACCATAAacaaattatgaaatataagtcttgtatatttgaatcaaaaaaatattcccatatggaaaaaaaaatattcaaagaacttgattttgaatattttcttaaaaacaatAGAACAATTAGTGATAAgacttacaaaaaaataatacttaaaaaatacggACTAAGATTTGCTTTTcctttactattatttttgttattattcttatcaCTAATGCTAGATTCATTTATGAATCTTGGACTTATGAGAGGGATGTATAGTATATTGAATCTATGCGCTGGTGGAGGTTGGTCCGCTCCACTGCGTAAAGTGCTTAGTGATGAACGTTTTAAATGGCTTTTCGAGTCTATGGAAAAAGTAACAATAGAAAAACAAGGAAGTCAAAAAATAGTAACACATGTTTACATTCCGAGCTTTTTTAGATtgataatatatgttatacctttaattatttttggtGTTACACTTATATCACGCACTATTTATTACCacaaaaaagtgaaaaaatatgaaaaaattaaatttaagaaaaggtaa